In one window of Onychomys torridus chromosome 7, mOncTor1.1, whole genome shotgun sequence DNA:
- the LOC118587586 gene encoding basic salivary proline-rich protein 4-like, which produces MEGPQHEVRTPPPLPFGESPSHPQGRRAGRTQSPNSRPDATAGFPQHRLTAKEAETPAGAGREGRGIAAPNAPSGQPDPTKAGEDGLHAPSPPRPESRTRETPFLSRTPRGPKAKQPKAPPTGRGGAGLQPRVFSASPSRPFLHHRTRAGPASDRRDEGPPLRAHRDYALLPLPHGVRPRSAPHSHAREAEVSPPEKTHALQSQVTRHPAAGRTATRRALTAKAPATQPARRSRREPRTQHGGPGTARAQARKSGLATSFALTKRSQA; this is translated from the coding sequence ATGGAGGGGCCACAGCACGAAGTACGAACACCTCCACCGCTCCCCTTCGGCGAGAGCCCCTCCCACCCACAGGGGCGCAGGGCGGGGCGGACACAGAGCCCCAACTCCCGGCCAGACGCCACAGCGGGCTTTCCCCAGCACCGCCTCACTGCCAAGGAGGCGGAAACCCCGGcaggggcggggcgggaggggCGTGGCATCGCAGCCCCGAACGCGCCTTCCGGCCAACCGGATCCCACGAAGGCGGGGGAAGACGGGCTTCACGCCCCCTCGCCGCCGCGCCCTGAAAGCCGCACGCGGGAGACCCCCTTCCTGTCCCGCACACCCCGCGGGCCCAAAGCAAAGCAGCCCAAGGCCCCACCCACAGGGAGAGGAGGGGCGGGGCTGCAGCCGCGGGTATTTAGCGCGAGCCCGTCCCGCCCCTTTCTCCACCACCGCACGCGCGCCGGCCCCGCCTCTGATCGGCGGGACGAGGGCCCGCCCCTCCGTGCGCACCGGGACTACgctctcctccccctcccgcacGGAGTGCGGCCCCGCTCCGCCCCCCATAGCCACGCACGGGAAGCCGAGGTCAGCCCCCCCGAAAAAACACACGCCCTCCAGTCCCAGGTTACCCGCCACCCGGCTGCCGGACGGACCGCGACGCGGCGTGCTCTCACCGCAAAAGCTCCAGCCACTCAGCCTGCGCGTCGCTCCCGGCGTGAGCCTCGCACCCAGCACGGAGGCCCCGGAACGGCGCGGGCACAGGCCCGCAAGAGCGGACTGGCAACCTCCTTTGCGCTCACGAAGCGGTCACAGGCCTGA